From a region of the Balaenoptera ricei isolate mBalRic1 chromosome 11, mBalRic1.hap2, whole genome shotgun sequence genome:
- the CCR8 gene encoding C-C chemokine receptor type 8 isoform X3: MDYTLEPNVTITDYYYPDIISSPCDGELIQRDSKLLLAIFYCLLFVFGLLGNSLVILVLVTCKKLRSITDIYLLNLALSDLLFVFSFPFQTHYQLDQWVFGAVMCKVVFGFYYIGFFSSMFFITLMSVDRYLAVVRAVYAMKVRTTRMGIALSLAVWLIALVATSPLLVFYQEASEDGVLQCYLYYKKETLKWKIFIHFEMNILGLLIPFTILMFCYISILHQLKSCQNHNKTKAIKLVLIVVVVSLLFWVPFNVILFLTSLHSMHILDGCIMSQRLIYATHVTETISFIHCCVNPIIYAFMGEKFKKHLSEIFQKSCSYIFLYIGRQISREAWERSSSYQHSSHSSSIDYIL; this comes from the coding sequence ATGGATTATACACTTGAGCCCAATGTGACAATAACTGACTACTACTATCCTGATATCATCTCAAGCCCCTGTGATGGGGAACTTATCCAAAGAGATAGCAAGTTGCTTCTTGCCATCTTTTACTGCCTCCTGTTTGTATTTGGTCTTCTGGGAAACAGCCTGGTCATCCTGGTCCTTGTCACCTGCAAGAAGCTGAGGAGCATCACAGATATATACCTCTTGAACCTGGCCCTGTCTGACTTGCTTTttgtcttctccttcccctttcaGACCCACTATCAGCTGGACCAGTGGGTGTTTGGGGCTGTAATGTGCAAGGTGGTCTTTGGCTTTTATTACATTGGCTTCTTTAGCAGCATGTTCTTTATCACCCTCATGAGCGTGGACAGGTACCTGGCAGTTGTCCGTGCTGTATACGCCATGAAAGTGAGGACGACCAGAATGGGCATAGCCCTGAGTCTGGCAGTGTGGCTGATTGCCCTCGTGGCCACCAGCCCATTACTAGTATTTTACCAAGAGGCCTCTGAAGATGGTGTTCTACAGTGTTACTTGTATTACAAGAAAGAGACGCTGAAGTGGAAGATCTTCATCCACTTTGAAATGAATATCTTAGGCCTGTTGATCCCATTCACCATCCTTATGTTCTGCTATATTAGCATCCTGCACCAGCTGAAGAGTTGCCAGAACCACAACAAGACCAAGGCCATCAAGCtcgttctcattgtggtggttgtCTCTTTACTCTTCTGGGTCCCGTTCAATGTAATACTCTTCCTTACTTCCCTGCACAGCATGCACATCTTGGATGGATGCATCATGAGCCAGCGGTTGATCTATGCCACCCATGTCACAGAAACCATTTCCTTCATCCACTGCTGTGTGAACCCTATTATCTATGCGTTCATGGGCGAGAAGTTCAAGAAACACCTCtcagaaatatttcagaaaagttGCAGCTACATCTTCCTCTACATAGGGAGACAAATCTCTAGGGAGGCGTGGGAAAGGTCATCCTCCTATCAGCACTCCTCCCATTCCTCCAGTATAGACTACATTTTGTGA